The nucleotide window GTAGTGTTACTACTTGTGGTTATAGGACTTGTGAACCTTTATAGTGCTAGCTTTTATTCTGATAGGTCTATTTTCTTGAAGCAGGTGATATGGGTAGTGGTAGGATTTTCTTTGATGATAGTTCTATTTTTCACGAAATACGAGGTTCTTGTGAGCTGGGCAATTCCTATATATATCGTCTTCTTGATACTCACGGCATTAACGCTTTTTATTGGTAAGGAGATAAGAGGAACGAAAAGCTGGTTAAATATAGCTGGAATGGGTATACAACCATCAGAGTTTCTGAAGGTTGGTGTGCTCCTACTTGCAACCAAATATCTTTCAGCTGAAGGAATTAACCCTAAAAAATTGTCAACAGTTGTTGTTCTTGCCATGATTTTCATCTTGCCTGTTGGTGTGATTCTTCTCCAACCGGATTTGGGGATGGCTATATCGTATTTTTTGTATTTCCTACTTTTTTCTATGATTGCTGGAATAAATGCAAAATACTTGTTACTTTTACTTTTTTTGGGATTCTCTTTGGCTTTCTTCCCCTTTTTAAACGCATATATAGACTTTTTGCTCAAGATGGGAGTGATTGAAAGGGTGTCAAAGACTGTGAGTGTATTGATTTCTAGAGAATTTGCTTACGCTTTGTTGTTTTCGTCTATTTTTATTTTCCTTGTATCATTTGTAGTATCAAGAGTTGTAAGAGAGAAGACTAGATTGATTTTGGGAATTTTGTTATTCCTATTCTCTTTAGCATTTTTGTTAGGCAATATTGCTTATAACACGCTAAAACCTTATCAGAAAAATAGGTTGATGGTATTTTTTAGTCCTGAAGTTGATAGGCTTGGGGCTGGGTATAATGTGATTCAATCAGAGATAGCCATAGGTTCTGGAGGAATTACCGGCAAAGGGTTTCTAAATGGTTCTCAGAACAAACTCAATATACTACCTGAAAGACATACGGACTTTGCTTTCTCAGTCCTTGGGGAGGAGTGGGGTTTCATTGGAGTAGGGGTGGTAATAACATTGTTTGTAATACTTTTTATACGATTGCTTTGGCTAATAAGCAATGCGGAGAATATGAAGTCTTACTTTCTGTTGTGTGGAGTAACTATAGTGATTCTTATAAATTTCACAATAAATATGCTGATGGTATTGGGACTTGCACCAGTAACAGGTTTACCTTTACCGTTCGTTTCCTATGGTGGTTCTTCAATAATAACAAACTTAGCTCTCATTGGAATTGTCAACAATATCTATAGAGAGAGATTCATTATGTATTAAAAATTAGTATCTGTATATACCTATTTTGTTCTTCTTAGCTTTGCTTTCTGCCTGTCTTATTCTCCAGGCGTATTTACCCTTTACCATATATGGTCTTGCTAACCCGTTAGCAACCATATACTCGTTTATGAGTACGTCATCCAGCCATAACCATCCTAAATTTCTTTTGTATCTATCAACCCCCTCTATCTCAACTTTAACAACTTTGTTGTATACTAAACTATGCAGTTTCCACTTTGCTGTTTCTCCTATTCTTAACAATTCACTGGGGGGAACCCTAATAAAAACATTGAACTCACCGTTAATGTAAACTTTAGTTGTATCCTTCTTGAACTTTGCATTTCTTCTCGTTTCAGGAGTGTCTATACTCAAAAGTCTGACCTTGTAATACCCATCATTTGCTTTAACTGTAACGGTGTCACCGTCATCAACATCTACGACTTTACCAGTTATGGTGACTCCAGATAGTGCACAAGAAATGAAGATAAAAATAGCTACTAATATCCAAACTAACTTTCTCATAACCGTATTTTAACTACTACTGCGGATGCTTTACAAATTTAGATACCGGTTCCCAACAAATTCCAAAATTTGTAACTAGGATGTAGTTTTTCTTTTACTATTCTCGCAGTCCCTGACGGGACTGGGTAAATACTCTTTCAATAAACACTTAGGAGAGTTGGCATAGGGTGAAATTCTGTGATTGATGGACTACTATCTAGAACCAAAGAGTGTAAGTAAACAAAAGGTTGAACCTTATCTACTTGCCTGGCGGAAATTGGA belongs to Brevinematia bacterium and includes:
- the rodA gene encoding rod shape-determining protein RodA, translated to MVRIPFDKVILSVVLLLVVIGLVNLYSASFYSDRSIFLKQVIWVVVGFSLMIVLFFTKYEVLVSWAIPIYIVFLILTALTLFIGKEIRGTKSWLNIAGMGIQPSEFLKVGVLLLATKYLSAEGINPKKLSTVVVLAMIFILPVGVILLQPDLGMAISYFLYFLLFSMIAGINAKYLLLLLFLGFSLAFFPFLNAYIDFLLKMGVIERVSKTVSVLISREFAYALLFSSIFIFLVSFVVSRVVREKTRLILGILLFLFSLAFLLGNIAYNTLKPYQKNRLMVFFSPEVDRLGAGYNVIQSEIAIGSGGITGKGFLNGSQNKLNILPERHTDFAFSVLGEEWGFIGVGVVITLFVILFIRLLWLISNAENMKSYFLLCGVTIVILINFTINMLMVLGLAPVTGLPLPFVSYGGSSIITNLALIGIVNNIYRERFIMY
- a CDS encoding thermonuclease family protein, encoding MRKLVWILVAIFIFISCALSGVTITGKVVDVDDGDTVTVKANDGYYKVRLLSIDTPETRRNAKFKKDTTKVYINGEFNVFIRVPPSELLRIGETAKWKLHSLVYNKVVKVEIEGVDRYKRNLGWLWLDDVLINEYMVANGLARPYMVKGKYAWRIRQAESKAKKNKIGIYRY